The window ATTGAGACGTCATTAAAGTGTGAATGGTTAATATGTAAGGAGAATCATTTTTTTTGTACAGAAGCTGGGCAAAATTTATTAGAACTATATTTAAAAGATAAAGTTACAGACCATTTACTAAGAAGAATGATTCGAGATTATATTTATAATTGTTCTCCTATATGGGCTAATAGAATACCTAATGGAAGAAAAGAAGCCTTTTATGTTATGTCAATAGACGAACAAAAATGCTTTGTAGATTCGAACTTGATGAAAGAGCCACCCGAAAAAACTATTATTGATTGGTGGGATGAAGTTTCACAATCTATTAGATACAGATTTAATTCAAATTTATTAGGAATAGGACGACAAGGGGAGCTTCTCACTCTAGAATACGAATTAAAAAGAACAGGAGTTAGTCCTATTCTACAGTCTTTGAATACCAACTTAGTTGGATACGATATATTATCTCAAGTTGGGGAAAAAGACACACAGAAATTGCTTATAGAAGTTAAGTCTTCTCTTAAAAACGCAGGGACTGCAAATTTTGTATTTACAAAAAATGAATGGGAAACTGCGTGTCAAACGGAGAACTATTTAATATATTTGTGGGAGATAAGTACGGTTCCTAGATTAGCAATTGTTGCTCCTTTAGATATGTTTGCTCATATTCCACTGAATCAAGGATATGGAAAATGGATTAAAACAGAGGTTCCATTCTATGCTTTTGAGGATAAATTTGTTGATGTGAATCAATAGATATACTATTAATGTCTTTAATATATATAAATTTTTAATTAATGTACTACTCCCGAAAATGGTCAATAAAGAAACTTGCTTTGATCGGTCAGGGTTGACCTATTGACTTGTTGTGAACCTCGCTATACAATTAGTCCACATTGATAGAGAAAATGACCAAAGGGATTCAAACAATGAGCCAGTTAACTTAGGAAGAAATTGTTATCAAGATTACAAGTGAATTAAGCGTTGAAAAAGAGGAACTTCTAGGTCGATGCTGGGAAGAAAGAGAGTAGCAGCTAGAAATATGCTTATTTATGAAGCGATTAACCATGAAGTGTTATCACGAAATGAA is drawn from Desulforamulus ruminis DSM 2154 and contains these coding sequences:
- a CDS encoding DUF3883 domain-containing protein, with protein sequence MIRLSPGILNSVLTLLNLIDKFSEISLNRIKAHSMFNGIHVDDVIETSLKCEWLICKENHFFCTEAGQNLLELYLKDKVTDHLLRRMIRDYIYNCSPIWANRIPNGRKEAFYVMSIDEQKCFVDSNLMKEPPEKTIIDWWDEVSQSIRYRFNSNLLGIGRQGELLTLEYELKRTGVSPILQSLNTNLVGYDILSQVGEKDTQKLLIEVKSSLKNAGTANFVFTKNEWETACQTENYLIYLWEISTVPRLAIVAPLDMFAHIPLNQGYGKWIKTEVPFYAFEDKFVDVNQ